The Maniola jurtina chromosome 21, ilManJurt1.1, whole genome shotgun sequence genome contains the following window.
AATCCTCACCAATGACAAAAGAGCGTAGATTTgacttgcagctcgctccagcaacgCGTAGGACTTGTATTCATGACATATATAGTATTGTAAATCGATCTTTGAAAAGagaaaccgccgagtttcttggctCTTCTCGTAAAGActtttcgaaccagtggtacttGTGAAAGATTTCTTGAATAAAATAACTTCCATTCTATTCTTCTTAGTTCTTACTAAAAAAAAAGTCGGAACCTTATTTCAGTGATTTTCATTTGTTTTCAGGGTTCGCCAACTTGCTCAGACTTGGTGAAAGTATGCCATTGGCGTTCAGAATACGAGACGGAGTGGTTCAGAAAAGACTGCTGCGAAAAGTTACTGAAACCCATCTTTACTGACTACGGGCTTTGTTATACCTTCAATAGTCTACCGTTGAATggaatgtaagtacctatctaatgaAAAGTTAATATTCCACTTGCCTCTCCAACTGTGCGTAAAGCTTgttctaggagtaggtacgacaataatgcaacgggtgggtttgaaccgccaacctgtcggtattcagtccgctcctcaactgctgaactattgaggctctttttatttagaattACCTCAATATGACATTATTAATTAGATAATAATCTGTAACATTTTCTCCAGGACAAACGAAACAATAGAATGGCAGAAATCTTTCAACCCGTTCGCAAACACCATGTCTCTTGAATGGGACCTCGACAAAGGGTATCCGAAGAAGTTTCCACCGAAACCTGGGACCCTGCCTTTTAGGGTCATGGCGTCTGGAGAAGTAAACGGATTAGGGATCGAACTGTATTTGAATACAAGCGAACATCAGTATGATTGTGATGGGAACAACGTGGGATTCAATGTAAGGGTCTTCGGAACAATAACAATAGAGAGTATTTTTTTTCGAGGGGGAAATCTTCTTAAGATACCCACTCAGGTTTtgtgggatttctacccactaaaaccccctcggtgGCCCTCCTCCGCACATATTGaggacccatccgctcaaccgatttgtatgaaaggtaccgagatagcttgcatccctgtaattgacataggcaactttttatcccggaaaatcaaacagttcccacgggatctttaaaaacctaaatccacgcggacgaagtctcgggcatcctctagttttaaataaaacttcagCAAACAGTCAGCCTTTTATTCAGTAGCCACAGAGAAAGAGAGCGGTATTTTAGAGTTGCCACtgaatagataggtaggtacaattatttaCACAATGACATATCATAAAGAATAGTGATGCGTTCAtaccaaattttttttcatttcagattcTTATAAGTTCTCCAACCAATCACGTCTACACCAGCACGATTCTTCGCCTCCCCATGGACAGAATGACAACAGTGGAGGTTTCGCCAATAACCTACAAAACCGACAGTTCTCTAAGAGCTCTGTCACCAGACCAGAGGCAATGCTTCTTCCAGAACGAGAGGAAACTCCAGTATTACAAGTTCTACACTGACACCAACTGTAAGCTAGATTTGAGGATTCGGGAAACGATAAAGCAATGCAAATGCTCCTTGTACAATTGGCCGAGTGAGTTTATTAGCAGTTTATGGTAATAATGGTCAAAACTTTtacaattgcttttgaatcgtcaaaagaccGATTGGTCAAATGAGTTTCCCGTTTATTTTATGGTAATAGTAGTCaagatatttattcaaataaactttcacaagttcatttgaatcatcaaaagacCACTGGAAAaaaactagcaagaaactcatgggttgctcttttcaaatgttcaataAACAATATCCAcgcttatatttttatgtgagtgtcagccttatatttttgttttctattcCAGGAAAGCATCTTTGGAGTCCAATATGTTCAACAAAATCAGATTTTCTATGCGTTTCACAAGTCAAGGGTAAGCAACTAAGCAGTGTAAATcactgtaattaatttttttttttttgataagtaTCATTACCTGATTACTACCGACCTATATCTAACAAGCCGTTGACTGccaaaaatatgtatgtagtttTTGAATCATGGCCAAAAAgtggaaattttcaaaatttaatattttctagAAAATACCTAATGCTACTTAAGACGaagtttatttaagttttaatttggtTCTACACTTTTTAGACACTTCAGTTTTTCTGAATTCCCATTTTGCAGTTAacgcctttttagggttccgtatttccatagagaaaatattctttatttgtctgtctgtccgtcaagagTCAAGACCTATCAAGGGAATCATGAATGAATCAATCGATGAAAGGTAGGTAAGAAGTAGGTAAAGGGAAatatctgaaaaccgtaaatttgtggttacaccacaataaaattaacaaacgttattattataatactttttatttataccacaagaagaatatattatatcacaagAAGAATAACagtaaaagaacaaaaaaacacacacagAAGGAGGATTCAAAAGGCAACCTTATCGCTTTCTTTTTATCAGGCAGCGTTATTACTGATaccatggtacggaacacttcgtgtgcgattccgactcgcacttgaccgggtttttagATATAGGACGGCAGATTATATTCCCAGCCAGAGTAGGAGAACAGCTCATCTACGCGTACTACGCCGACAGCGAAGAGCAAAGGAAACCGCATGAAGACCCAACGTCCTGTTACCCCGCGTGCAACGACGTGCTCTACTCCACCCAGGTCTACTACTCCGACCTCATCAACGATGCTGTCGACGCCAAAACTGATTGGGGACCTCAGAAGTAAGCACCTACAACCTAACCCTAGGTTTTTTTATAAcgaagttagcccttgactgcattttcatctggtggtaaataatgatgcagtcttagatgatgaaagcgggctaacttggaagagataTCGAAGTTTCACTAAACCCGTATTCCTGACCGATTTTTACGCGGCGTTTGAGTACCGTAAACCAAAAAGCCTCTTCCAGGTTAggccgcttctatcttagacagcagcatcaccaggtgagattgcaatcaagggctaacttgtatctgaataaaataaacttttatatgccTTACAAAAACACAACCTTAACCTTAGGTAGATACTATTAAAATTTCTAGTTTCTAACCCAAGTGTGTTCCGTTtcgtcatcacactaatattataaaggagaaagtttgtatgtgtgtgtgtatgtgtatgtgtgtgtgtgtttgtatgtttgttactccttcacgctaaaactactggacggattgggctgaaatttagaatggagatagattataccctggattagcacataggctactttttatcccggaaaatcaaagagttcccacgggaattttaaaaacctacatccacgcgaacgaagtcgcgggtataagctagtagACCATATTCATCATTGTTTCCGTGAACCAGTGCgctaataagtacttataatatcGAGTGTGATTTTCTTAAAATTTTACTAAGTAaagtacattttattactgtttcaGAGGAGAGCGGACACGCATCAACGTACATTTCTACAACGACATGTTTTTGGGACAACACCGTCATGCCCAATACGATG
Protein-coding sequences here:
- the LOC123876210 gene encoding pickpocket protein 28-like; its protein translation is MNIIQLVLKWTSTPFVNVIDSLPTPIWAVPFPSVVLCPHLHVKKSIANVSELKGIERFFASALCPEMHEEDQILEIKQRLTYKENEMLQKFILKGSPTCSDLVKVCHWRSEYETEWFRKDCCEKLLKPIFTDYGLCYTFNSLPLNGMTNETIEWQKSFNPFANTMSLEWDLDKGYPKKFPPKPGTLPFRVMASGEVNGLGIELYLNTSEHQYDCDGNNVGFNILISSPTNHVYTSTILRLPMDRMTTVEVSPITYKTDSSLRALSPDQRQCFFQNERKLQYYKFYTDTNCKLDLRIRETIKQCKCSLYNWPRKHLWSPICSTKSDFLCVSQVKARVGEQLIYAYYADSEEQRKPHEDPTSCYPACNDVLYSTQVYYSDLINDAVDAKTDWGPQKGERTRINVHFYNDMFLGQHRHAQYDDYYFAGAIGGLLSLFLGFSIISVAELVYFVILKPIHIAFKANYNRN